A DNA window from Aquarana catesbeiana isolate 2022-GZ linkage group LG01, ASM4218655v1, whole genome shotgun sequence contains the following coding sequences:
- the TMEM174 gene encoding transmembrane protein 174 yields the protein MEQRNPPVDDFSLNIFSVTPFTNNQLDVQVSERDKAGATLLFSGIFVGLVGITFTAMGWIQRDDKNRFEWTQLLGPLLLSVGVTFALISVCKFKLLSCKPCNSNEDTVLEADQLSAGQSFVFTGINQPITFHGATVVQYIPPPYSAQDANEITSPMPTPVITSNSGSSTPIVMASPVFPPEYHCVYARDNPAFVEEITNLTLTDTENDRSPYFRRQHEQFQSVNTYSGPPPSYAEIFPEIN from the exons ATGGAACAGAGGAACCCTCCAGTGGATGATTTCTCCCTCAACATATTTTCCGTTACCCCATTCACAAACAACCAGCTGGATGTACAAGTCTCGGAAAGGGATAAAGCTGGAGCCACCTTGCTTTTCTCTGGAATCTTTGTGGGACTTGTTGGAATCACATTTACTGCAATGGGATGGATCCAACGTGATGACAAGAATAGGTTTGAGTGGACCCAGTTACTGGGACCCCTTTTATTATCAGTAGGGGTGACCTTTGCACTGATATCCGTATGCAAGTTTAAACTGCTGTCATGTAAGCCATGTAATAGCAATGAGGATACGGTGCTAGAGGCAGATCAGCTTTCAGCTGGACAGTCCTTTGTTTTCACTGGAATAAACCAACCAATAACTTTCCATGGGGCTACTGTGGTACAGTACATTCCTCCTCCATATAGTGCTCAAGATGCCAATGAAATTACATCTCCCATGCCCACACCTGTCATTACTAGTAACAGTGGATCTAGTACTCCTATTGTGATGGCATCTCCAGTATTTCCTCCTGAATATCACTGTGTTTATGCAAGGGACAATCCAGCATTTGTGGAAGAAATTACAAACCTAACACTTACGGACACAGAAAATGACAG ATCTCCATATTTCAGAAGGCAGCATGAACAGTTCCAGAGTGTAAATACGTACAGTGGCCCACCACCTTCATATGCAGAAATATTTCCTGAAATAAACTAA